Proteins encoded within one genomic window of Longimicrobiaceae bacterium:
- a CDS encoding aminotransferase class V-fold PLP-dependent enzyme: MSQAPPAAGFDVHALRAAEFPHVGASPYLNAASVGPLPERSRRATDAYNLRRSRVHELADDDFEPTLRRCREAAARLVSAAAEDIALVPNTSFGINLAAAILPVAQGQRVLASAREFPANVYPWMGLAQREGVRFDLVPADEKGNPDEDRILVELDRGDVAIFALSAVQFATGWNADLPKLGRFCRERGIRFVVDAIQALGQVPLDVREAEVDVLATGGHKWLLGPFGAGFAYVRPELYAQAEPNVVGWTAMAATVDYSRVVDYRWRFLPGARRYEVATLPQQDIAGLTESVDLLLETGIENVRDHVLGILDPLIDWLAEREVQIVSDLRRERRSGIFCFKPKDLPRTMRALHAAGVVCVPREGAVRLAPHVYNTAEEIGAVIEVLRGAEVA, encoded by the coding sequence ATGAGCCAAGCCCCGCCCGCCGCCGGCTTCGACGTCCACGCGCTGCGCGCCGCCGAGTTCCCGCACGTGGGCGCGTCGCCGTACCTGAACGCCGCGTCGGTCGGCCCGCTGCCGGAGCGCTCGCGCCGCGCGACCGACGCGTACAACCTGCGGCGCTCGCGCGTCCATGAGCTGGCGGACGACGACTTCGAGCCCACGCTGCGCCGCTGCCGCGAGGCAGCCGCGCGCTTGGTGAGCGCCGCCGCGGAGGACATCGCCCTCGTCCCCAACACCAGCTTCGGCATCAACCTGGCCGCGGCCATCCTGCCCGTCGCGCAGGGGCAGCGGGTGCTCGCCAGCGCGCGCGAGTTCCCGGCGAACGTGTACCCGTGGATGGGCCTGGCGCAGCGCGAGGGCGTGCGGTTCGACCTCGTCCCGGCCGACGAGAAGGGGAACCCGGACGAGGACCGCATCCTGGTGGAGCTGGACCGTGGCGACGTGGCGATCTTCGCCCTCTCCGCCGTGCAGTTCGCCACGGGATGGAACGCGGACCTGCCCAAGCTGGGGCGCTTCTGCCGCGAGCGCGGGATCCGCTTCGTGGTGGACGCCATCCAGGCGCTCGGCCAGGTGCCGCTGGACGTGCGCGAGGCCGAAGTCGACGTGCTTGCGACGGGCGGGCACAAGTGGCTGCTCGGCCCGTTCGGCGCCGGGTTCGCGTACGTGCGCCCGGAGCTGTACGCGCAGGCCGAGCCGAACGTGGTGGGCTGGACGGCGATGGCGGCCACGGTGGACTACAGCCGTGTGGTGGACTACCGCTGGAGGTTCCTGCCCGGCGCGCGCCGCTACGAGGTGGCGACGCTGCCGCAGCAGGACATCGCCGGGCTCACGGAGTCGGTCGACCTGCTGCTGGAAACCGGCATCGAAAACGTGCGCGACCACGTGCTCGGGATTCTCGATCCGCTGATCGACTGGCTGGCGGAGCGGGAGGTGCAGATCGTGAGCGACCTGCGGCGCGAGCGGCGGTCCGGCATCTTCTGCTTCAAGCCCAAGGACCTGCCGCGGACGATGCGGGCGCTGCACGCGGCGGGCGTGGTCTGCGTGCCGCGCGAGGGCGCCGTCCGCCTCGCGCCGCACGTGTACAACACGGCGGAGGAGATCGGCGCGGTGATCGAGGTGCTGCGCGGCGCGGAGGTGGCGTGA
- a CDS encoding NlpC/P60 family protein: MTSSLHYLEALVEDVRLHFAPDPRTAVFEVEVEPRGGAVALVGATSEPAAADALHQRIAALNAWDEVSDEVVRLPEAAADETVHAVVTASIAPMLGGPRIAETQVSQAVLGSHLLVLRTNGRWLQCRSGDGYIGWLHAGYVMLMAESETRAWELGTDGDAWLSLGAELRTDDGDVLARLPWGARVVRESETVVRLPDGRRGMPEGDLIPAALRPLAFPLDGAAVCETAARWLGVPYLWGGVTMGGVDCSGLVQRVYQMHGLRLPRDADLQARTGEEVDPGDDFGRLLPGDLMFYAEEPGRCTHVTMSTGGSRIIHSSLGNGGVARNDLAGRRNYEKELRRLFLFARRVIPQG; the protein is encoded by the coding sequence GTGACGTCGTCGCTGCACTACCTGGAGGCGCTGGTGGAGGACGTACGCCTCCACTTCGCGCCGGACCCGCGCACGGCGGTCTTCGAGGTGGAGGTGGAGCCGCGCGGCGGCGCGGTCGCGCTGGTGGGCGCCACGTCGGAGCCCGCGGCGGCGGACGCGCTGCACCAGCGCATCGCGGCGCTGAACGCGTGGGACGAGGTGAGCGACGAGGTGGTGCGCCTGCCCGAGGCGGCGGCGGACGAGACGGTGCACGCGGTGGTCACGGCATCCATCGCGCCCATGCTGGGCGGGCCGCGCATCGCCGAGACGCAGGTGTCGCAGGCGGTGCTGGGCAGCCACCTGCTGGTGCTGCGCACGAACGGCCGCTGGCTCCAGTGCCGCAGCGGCGACGGCTACATCGGCTGGCTGCACGCGGGCTACGTGATGCTGATGGCCGAGTCCGAGACGCGCGCCTGGGAGCTGGGCACCGACGGCGACGCCTGGCTCTCGCTGGGCGCCGAGCTGCGCACGGACGACGGCGACGTGCTGGCGCGGCTGCCGTGGGGCGCCCGCGTGGTGCGCGAGTCCGAGACGGTGGTGCGGCTGCCGGACGGGCGCCGCGGCATGCCCGAAGGCGACCTGATCCCCGCGGCGCTGCGGCCGCTGGCGTTCCCGCTGGACGGCGCGGCGGTGTGCGAGACGGCGGCGCGGTGGCTGGGCGTGCCGTACCTGTGGGGCGGCGTGACGATGGGCGGCGTGGACTGCTCCGGCCTCGTGCAGCGCGTGTACCAGATGCACGGCCTCCGCCTGCCGCGCGACGCGGATCTCCAGGCGCGCACCGGCGAGGAGGTCGACCCGGGCGACGACTTCGGGCGGCTGCTGCCGGGCGACCTCATGTTCTACGCCGAGGAGCCGGGGCGCTGCACGCACGTGACCATGTCCACCGGCGGGTCCAGGATCATCCACTCGTCGCTGGGCAACGGCGGCGTGGCGCGCAACGACCTGGCCGGCCGCCGCAACTACGAGAAGGAGCTGCGCCGCCTCTTCCTCTTCGCCCGGCGCGTCATCCCGCAGGGCTGA